From the endosymbiont of Bathymodiolus septemdierum str. Myojin knoll genome, one window contains:
- the yidD gene encoding membrane protein insertion efficiency factor YidD — protein sequence MKYVLLVPIKFYQLFISPLLGSNCRFDPTCSQYAYEAVRQHGFFKGFNLSIRRIGKCHPWHEGGFDPVPEKEHSH from the coding sequence ATGAAATATGTTTTGTTAGTCCCGATTAAATTTTATCAACTATTCATCAGCCCTTTGTTGGGTTCTAATTGTCGTTTTGACCCAACTTGCTCGCAGTATGCCTATGAAGCAGTGCGACAACACGGATTTTTCAAAGGATTTAATTTAAGTATTAGACGCATCGGCAAGTGCCACCCTTGGCATGAGGGTGGTTTTGACCCAGTACCAGAAAAAGAACATTCACACTAA
- the rnpA gene encoding ribonuclease P protein component, whose amino-acid sequence MSLGLTHEAKILKANEYASVFKGGKFIKGEYWQIVAKPVNNSKPRLGLAISKKVYRLAVDRNRFKRIARETFRLEKQQLDNWDFVVMARRSKPVKNGVLSVELLNLFKKVTQ is encoded by the coding sequence ATGTCTCTCGGGCTGACGCATGAAGCCAAAATTCTTAAAGCCAACGAATACGCCAGCGTTTTTAAAGGTGGGAAATTCATAAAAGGCGAGTATTGGCAAATCGTTGCAAAACCTGTTAACAATTCTAAACCTCGTTTAGGGTTGGCTATTTCGAAGAAAGTATATCGTTTGGCCGTTGATAGAAATCGATTTAAGCGTATTGCCCGAGAAACTTTTAGATTGGAAAAGCAACAATTGGACAATTGGGATTTTGTGGTGATGGCAAGGCGTTCAAAGCCTGTAAAAAATGGGGTTTTATCTGTAGAATTATTGAATTTATTTAAGAAGGTAACGCAATGA
- the rpmH gene encoding 50S ribosomal protein L34, translated as MKQKRTFQPSVIKRARKHGFRSRMRTKSGRAVINARRRKGRKRLAA; from the coding sequence ATGAAACAAAAAAGAACCTTTCAACCGAGTGTTATCAAGCGTGCAAGAAAACATGGTTTTAGATCAAGAATGCGTACCAAATCAGGTCGCGCGGTGATTAACGCTCGTAGAAGAAAAGGACGCAAGCGTTTGGCAGCCTAA
- the dprA gene encoding DNA-processing protein DprA, whose translation MNLTYWLLLLKAPRVGPRTFYKALQVFETPEQVFSASKTERKESGVFQTKALDFLDAADTSLVQADLDWAQSDDCHILTLIDDNYPESLKNIHDPPPLLYVRGNIECLSMPQLAIVGSRNPSAGGKENAQSFAKSLAQSGLVITSGMASGIDAYAHMGALEVNKPTIAVCGTGLDRIYPAKHKSMAHQITKIGALVSEFCIGTTPIGTNFPRRNRIISGLSLGTLVIEASIKSGTMITAKLAAEQCKEVFAIPSSIHNPLSKGCHQLIKNGAKLVEDIDDILDELQFESSSLLLKENVTISEKELDDTPFILLKYLSYDAISIDELVEKSGLSPQIITQELLLLELNNKVAQTDGSSYVLTK comes from the coding sequence ATGAATTTAACATATTGGTTACTCCTATTAAAAGCGCCTCGTGTCGGTCCGCGTACCTTTTATAAGGCATTGCAAGTTTTTGAAACGCCCGAGCAAGTCTTTTCTGCCAGCAAGACCGAACGCAAAGAAAGTGGTGTATTTCAAACAAAAGCATTAGATTTTTTAGACGCTGCCGACACCAGTTTGGTTCAAGCCGACCTCGATTGGGCGCAAAGCGACGATTGCCACATCTTGACTTTAATTGACGATAATTACCCGGAATCACTCAAAAACATCCACGATCCACCACCCCTATTGTATGTCAGAGGCAACATCGAATGCCTATCGATGCCCCAACTTGCCATCGTCGGCTCGCGTAATCCTAGCGCTGGCGGCAAAGAAAATGCGCAATCCTTTGCCAAATCTTTAGCCCAATCAGGCTTGGTCATTACTTCTGGCATGGCAAGTGGTATTGACGCCTATGCCCACATGGGCGCACTAGAAGTTAACAAACCCACCATCGCTGTTTGTGGCACGGGATTGGACAGAATTTACCCCGCAAAACACAAATCAATGGCACACCAAATTACCAAAATAGGAGCTTTGGTTTCTGAATTTTGCATTGGCACTACCCCCATCGGCACAAATTTCCCAAGACGCAATCGCATCATCAGCGGCTTAAGTCTCGGCACTTTGGTAATTGAAGCCAGCATTAAAAGTGGCACCATGATTACTGCCAAACTCGCCGCCGAACAATGCAAAGAAGTTTTTGCCATCCCCAGTTCTATCCACAACCCGCTCTCAAAAGGCTGCCATCAACTCATCAAAAACGGCGCAAAATTAGTAGAAGATATTGATGACATTTTGGACGAGTTACAATTTGAATCGTCAAGCCTATTATTAAAGGAAAATGTGACTATTTCTGAAAAAGAGTTGGATGACACCCCCTTTATACTATTAAAATACCTAAGTTATGACGCCATCAGCATTGACGAATTGGTTGAAAAAAGTGGGCTTAGCCCCCAAATTATCACCCAAGAGCTGCTTTTATTAGAACTTAACAACAAAGTCGCACAAACTGATGGCTCCAGTTATGTGTTAACTAAATGA
- a CDS encoding DUF494 family protein — MTNNILDVLTYMFDYLFEAADESTGEIDDTALKAHLSNAGFEVMRINKALDWLENIASLQNGEAQAFSNTQGGLRIYTNAEKIRLDAKARGFLLFMENIGQLTAIQREIVIERVMSLDVNNLNLEDLKWVVMMVIGNSDDADEISPEWLESVVFLDDNHTVQ; from the coding sequence ATGACAAATAATATTCTTGATGTTTTAACTTATATGTTCGATTACTTGTTTGAAGCTGCCGACGAATCGACGGGAGAAATCGATGATACCGCCTTAAAAGCACACCTTTCAAATGCAGGTTTCGAAGTTATGCGCATCAACAAGGCTTTAGATTGGCTAGAGAACATTGCCAGCCTACAAAATGGAGAGGCCCAAGCATTTTCCAACACGCAAGGCGGTCTACGCATCTACACCAACGCAGAAAAAATTAGATTAGACGCCAAAGCGCGTGGCTTCCTATTGTTTATGGAAAACATAGGCCAACTAACTGCCATTCAACGCGAAATCGTCATTGAACGGGTAATGTCACTAGATGTAAACAACCTCAATCTTGAAGACCTAAAATGGGTGGTTATGATGGTCATCGGCAACAGCGACGATGCCGATGAAATATCACCAGAATGGCTAGAATCTGTTGTTTTTCTTGATGATAACCACACCGTTCAGTAA
- the topA gene encoding type I DNA topoisomerase, which translates to MSKNLVIVESPAKAKTIEKFLGKDYIVKSSIGHIRDMPKKDMGIDIENNFEPTYEITADKKKVVADLRKSVKISEKVYLATDEDREGEAIAWHLLKALNLPDDTPRIVFHEITKGAITNAITQPRVVDQNIVDAQQARRIIDRLVGFEISPVLWRKVSGARSAGRVQSPVMRLVVEREREITDHTAKNTYKVKAELVNTAGEVIEVKIGKDFANKAEALAFSTALLSSDLSVASIEKKPSKRSPKSPFITSTLQQEASQKLGFSVKQTMTLAQNLYREGAITYMRTDSFTLSEEAISAAEKVIKQEFGEQYHQTRRYKTKDAGAQEAHEAIRPTDLTKPSIFGIEDQAAKLYSLIYKRTLASQMSDAQLERTQIKINITGRDEQFLANGEVLVFPGFLRVYDYLSSEDKLLPSLVQGDALTLTSFAARESFSKAKPRYTEASLVKKIEEMGIGRPSTFATMVSTVQERNYVTKETREGTEREFQLIEIIDNKVVESTSTETTGAEKNKLFPTSVAYLLTDFLVKYFDDIIDYQFTAKLESNFDTIATKNTPWQGVVKDFYTPFHKKIEGAENISREEVSGMRELGTDPKSGKPVSVRFGRYGAFAQIGHKDDEDKPLFASLRGSLNLETITFEEALELFNMPRTVGETNDFGTIKANYGRFGPYIQYGKKYVSLKETTPEEVTLEEALVLIKAKEKFDAERIIKTFDNEEIQILNGRFGPYIWNGKKKGKGQKNITIKKVFGEKLPSDLTLEECKKAISNKLKPKAKPKKKKAIKK; encoded by the coding sequence ATGTCAAAAAATTTAGTCATCGTTGAGTCCCCTGCCAAAGCCAAAACCATTGAGAAATTTTTAGGCAAAGACTATATCGTCAAATCTAGCATTGGTCACATCCGTGATATGCCAAAAAAAGACATGGGCATTGATATTGAAAACAACTTTGAACCCACCTACGAAATCACCGCTGACAAGAAAAAAGTCGTCGCCGACCTAAGAAAATCCGTCAAAATCTCTGAAAAAGTCTATCTCGCAACGGATGAGGACCGCGAAGGGGAGGCCATCGCTTGGCACCTGCTCAAAGCACTTAATCTACCAGACGACACCCCAAGAATTGTTTTCCACGAAATCACCAAAGGGGCAATCACCAACGCCATCACTCAACCCAGAGTGGTGGACCAAAATATCGTTGATGCCCAGCAAGCCCGTCGTATTATTGACCGCTTGGTCGGTTTTGAAATCTCCCCAGTCCTCTGGCGTAAGGTTTCGGGTGCGCGTTCCGCAGGTCGAGTACAGTCACCAGTGATGCGCCTGGTGGTGGAAAGAGAAAGAGAAATTACCGACCACACCGCTAAAAATACTTATAAAGTCAAAGCAGAATTGGTCAATACTGCGGGTGAAGTTATTGAAGTTAAAATCGGCAAAGATTTTGCCAACAAAGCGGAAGCGTTGGCTTTTTCCACTGCACTTTTAAGCAGTGATTTAAGCGTTGCTTCAATTGAGAAAAAGCCATCAAAACGCTCTCCAAAATCGCCTTTTATCACTTCAACCCTACAACAAGAAGCCTCACAAAAATTAGGCTTCTCCGTCAAGCAAACAATGACCCTCGCACAAAACCTCTACCGCGAAGGTGCCATTACTTATATGAGAACCGATTCATTCACTCTCTCAGAAGAGGCTATTTCTGCCGCGGAAAAAGTCATTAAACAAGAATTTGGTGAGCAATATCATCAAACCAGACGCTATAAAACCAAGGATGCTGGCGCCCAAGAAGCACACGAAGCCATTCGCCCAACCGACTTAACCAAACCAAGTATTTTCGGCATCGAAGACCAAGCGGCAAAACTCTACAGCCTAATCTACAAACGCACCTTAGCATCGCAAATGAGTGACGCACAATTAGAAAGAACGCAAATAAAAATCAACATTACAGGTCGTGATGAGCAATTTTTAGCCAATGGCGAAGTATTGGTTTTCCCAGGTTTCTTACGCGTTTACGACTACCTGTCGTCAGAAGATAAACTTTTACCCAGCCTTGTCCAAGGCGACGCCTTAACCTTAACAAGTTTCGCCGCTAGAGAAAGTTTCTCAAAAGCAAAACCTCGCTACACCGAAGCCTCATTGGTGAAAAAAATCGAAGAAATGGGCATCGGCAGACCTTCAACTTTTGCCACCATGGTTTCCACCGTGCAAGAGCGAAATTATGTCACCAAAGAAACCCGAGAAGGCACAGAACGCGAATTTCAACTGATTGAAATCATCGACAACAAAGTGGTCGAATCCACCTCTACAGAAACAACTGGAGCAGAAAAAAACAAGCTTTTCCCAACCAGTGTCGCCTACCTACTCACCGACTTCTTAGTCAAATATTTTGACGACATCATTGACTACCAATTCACCGCAAAATTAGAAAGTAATTTTGACACTATTGCCACAAAAAATACCCCATGGCAAGGTGTAGTAAAGGACTTCTATACCCCTTTCCATAAAAAAATTGAAGGCGCCGAAAACATTTCCAGAGAAGAAGTCAGTGGCATGCGCGAACTCGGCACCGACCCAAAAAGTGGAAAACCCGTTAGCGTACGCTTCGGCAGATACGGTGCTTTCGCTCAAATCGGCCACAAAGACGACGAAGACAAACCGCTTTTCGCCTCACTCCGTGGCTCACTAAACCTTGAAACCATTACCTTTGAAGAGGCGTTAGAACTCTTCAATATGCCACGCACCGTCGGCGAAACCAACGACTTCGGCACCATCAAAGCCAACTACGGTCGCTTCGGTCCCTACATCCAATACGGAAAAAAATATGTTTCCCTTAAAGAAACTACCCCCGAAGAAGTCACCCTAGAAGAAGCCTTGGTCCTGATCAAAGCCAAAGAAAAATTCGACGCCGAACGCATCATCAAAACCTTTGATAACGAAGAAATTCAAATTCTCAACGGTCGCTTCGGCCCCTACATCTGGAACGGCAAGAAAAAAGGCAAAGGTCAAAAAAACATCACCATCAAAAAAGTCTTCGGCGAAAAACTTCCCTCTGACTTAACCCTTGAAGAATGCAAAAAAGCCATCTCTAATAAACTCAAACCAAAAGCCAAACCTAAAAAGAAAAAAGCAATCAAGAAATAG
- a CDS encoding ImmA/IrrE family metallo-endopeptidase translates to MEKIAINPNRLAWCCETLEIDVSLLYKDIRFAENTIANAMKGKKSLTINQLQNIAKYFNRSLLFFLEPKDVNYEKVYSPQFRTINNQKPLHSRKINTLIENVEQHRKIYLNLLNELGTPMTGSWHPEQINSTDSTKQSADNAREWLGIRDNLDFNELRALVESKGIMVFVSNGYSGKWQIGKDSSVRGFALYYEILPIIVIKKQISKGAQAFTLLHELAHLLLHKESILDENKDFYTYSGKEKQANEFSSNTLMPDNSINTIDLNKLQNLDIHEYDDFLEPFKKRWCVSGDAILYRLFRDNKITKVHYQAYRDLKEKQTKEKKLKEERQKQLGTYKPPPRMYRHREPVNIFGRAYVGTVLDALQNKHITLSKASTYLDNLKIRTLHKLEGDFV, encoded by the coding sequence ATGGAAAAAATAGCCATCAATCCAAATCGTCTAGCCTGGTGTTGTGAAACGCTTGAGATAGATGTATCTCTACTATATAAAGATATCAGATTTGCAGAAAATACTATTGCTAACGCAATGAAAGGCAAAAAGTCTTTAACTATAAATCAATTGCAAAATATTGCAAAATATTTTAACCGCAGTTTGCTATTTTTTCTTGAACCTAAAGATGTCAACTATGAAAAGGTTTACTCTCCGCAATTTCGCACTATTAACAATCAAAAACCGCTACATTCTAGAAAGATAAACACGTTAATTGAGAATGTTGAGCAACATCGAAAAATCTATTTAAACTTATTAAATGAATTGGGCACGCCAATGACAGGTAGTTGGCATCCAGAACAAATAAACTCTACTGATAGCACTAAACAAAGTGCCGATAATGCTAGAGAGTGGTTAGGCATTCGAGATAACCTTGATTTTAATGAGCTAAGGGCGCTAGTAGAAAGCAAAGGTATTATGGTATTTGTTAGTAATGGCTACTCTGGTAAATGGCAAATAGGTAAAGATAGTTCTGTACGTGGTTTTGCACTTTATTATGAAATACTACCAATTATTGTTATAAAAAAACAAATTAGCAAGGGCGCACAAGCCTTTACTTTGCTACATGAATTGGCACACTTATTATTGCATAAAGAAAGTATACTAGATGAAAACAAAGATTTCTATACTTATAGTGGGAAAGAAAAACAGGCCAATGAATTTTCTAGTAACACTTTAATGCCCGATAATTCCATCAATACAATTGATTTAAATAAATTACAAAATTTAGATATACACGAGTATGATGATTTTTTAGAGCCGTTTAAAAAGCGTTGGTGCGTTAGTGGTGATGCAATTCTATATCGATTATTTAGAGACAATAAAATTACCAAAGTCCATTATCAGGCTTATAGGGATCTAAAAGAAAAACAAACCAAAGAAAAAAAGTTAAAAGAGGAAAGACAAAAACAACTAGGTACTTATAAACCACCGCCTAGAATGTATCGACATAGAGAGCCCGTCAATATTTTTGGTAGAGCCTATGTGGGAACTGTTTTAGATGCTTTGCAAAATAAGCATATTACTTTAAGTAAGGCCAGTACGTATTTAGATAACCTCAAAATACGCACGCTTCATAAATTGGAGGGTGATTTTGTATAA